The following coding sequences lie in one Deinobacterium chartae genomic window:
- a CDS encoding YqgE/AlgH family protein has translation MTAAEDLTFLVASPHLGSSLFSERLILMLEHNQEGALGLVINLPTEHALDEVLGLGSHRKPVYLGGPVQPQAGWCLYRRPTGLPGETQIGPDLWLTTSSVILEGLAEAADTPTFEVFLGYAGWGPGQLEKECAEGHWLWANGDSSWVFDLPVERRWHAALESLGVDFHLIVPGSAQA, from the coding sequence ATGACCGCCGCAGAGGACCTGACATTTCTGGTCGCCAGCCCCCATCTGGGGAGCTCCCTGTTCTCCGAACGGCTAATCCTGATGCTCGAACACAATCAGGAGGGGGCACTCGGTTTAGTCATCAACCTGCCCACCGAGCACGCGCTCGACGAGGTGCTGGGGCTGGGCAGCCACCGCAAGCCCGTCTACCTGGGCGGCCCGGTGCAGCCGCAGGCCGGTTGGTGCCTGTACCGCCGACCGACCGGGCTGCCCGGGGAAACGCAGATCGGGCCGGATTTGTGGCTCACCACCTCCTCGGTGATCCTCGAGGGGCTCGCAGAGGCCGCCGACACCCCCACCTTCGAGGTGTTTCTCGGTTACGCCGGCTGGGGTCCGGGGCAGCTCGAGAAAGAGTGCGCCGAAGGCCACTGGCTGTGGGCCAACGGGGATTCCTCGTGGGTGTTCGACCTGCCGGTCGAGCGGCGCTGGCACGCCGCCCTCGAGTCGCTGGGAGTGGATTTCCACCTGATCGTACCGGGCAGCGCCCAGGCCTGA
- the lon gene encoding endopeptidase La encodes MTNTPENDLQTDTALPTTLPVCPVRGSVIYPTMVQHIDAGRAISIRAIEAAMADHKTLLIISQRDKDIDEPGSGDLYTVGTACNILRMRKNPDGTLQMLVSAIARVKVRRYIEGPYLQAETEPYEVLSGDRTELEALGRELNSKFEALISGGKFMAPEVVQFIQNLEDPAQVADYIAFNMDFKLEDKQAVLEAGTLTERIRKVLVLLDTENELMNVQRRIQQQVKEEIDRNQRDYYLREQMKVIQKELSGGEEGEEDEVEELRAKLEALGLSEDVKREVDREMNRLARMHPDSAEAAVIRTYLTTISELPWNTRTDDQLDIAQASDILDEDHFGLERVKDRVLEFLAVRKLRKERAERGEIDPSEVNKGPILVFTGPPGVGKTSIAQSIAKALGRKYVRVALGGARDESDIRGHRRTYIGAMPGRVIQGLRSAGTKNPVFLLDEVDKLGSSYQGDPSSALLEVLDPAQNAHFQDHYLGVPFDLSEVMFIATANYPEQIPGPLLDRMEVIEFTSYIEQEKAEIAKRYLLPRQIEQNGLKPNQISLTDAALEKLISHYTREAGVRNLERQLGTVVRKVARRIAGGEIKRAKVTDKELERYLGIARYTPEHEAREDMVGVSTGMFYTPVGGDILFVETSVMPGKGLVLTGQLGDVMKESARAALSYAKRNSARFHIAQERFDESEIHVHVPAGAIPKEGPSAGVTMATSLVSALSGIPARRDVAMTGEITLTGRVLPIGGLKEKVLGARRAGIKHIVLPKANEGDLRDIPAHLRTAMTFHPCENLDQVLDVALVGGLAALEGRSGKSGKRTRKTERSASA; translated from the coding sequence ATGACGAACACGCCTGAAAACGACCTTCAAACCGACACTGCTCTCCCCACGACCCTTCCAGTCTGCCCGGTTCGCGGCTCCGTCATTTATCCGACCATGGTCCAGCACATCGACGCCGGACGTGCCATTTCGATCCGTGCGATCGAGGCAGCCATGGCCGATCACAAAACCTTACTGATCATCTCGCAGCGCGACAAGGACATCGACGAGCCGGGCTCCGGTGACCTGTACACGGTAGGCACCGCCTGCAACATCTTGCGCATGCGCAAAAACCCGGACGGAACGCTGCAGATGCTGGTCAGCGCCATCGCCCGCGTCAAGGTCCGCCGCTACATCGAAGGCCCGTACCTCCAGGCCGAGACCGAGCCCTACGAGGTCCTGAGCGGCGACCGCACCGAACTCGAGGCCCTGGGGCGCGAACTCAACAGCAAGTTCGAGGCGCTGATCTCGGGCGGCAAGTTCATGGCCCCCGAGGTGGTCCAGTTCATCCAGAACCTCGAGGACCCCGCTCAGGTCGCCGACTACATCGCCTTTAACATGGACTTCAAGCTCGAGGACAAGCAGGCGGTCCTCGAGGCCGGCACCCTGACCGAACGCATCCGCAAGGTGCTGGTGCTGCTCGACACCGAAAACGAGCTGATGAACGTCCAGCGCCGCATCCAGCAGCAGGTCAAGGAAGAGATCGACCGCAACCAGCGCGACTACTACCTGCGCGAGCAGATGAAGGTGATTCAAAAAGAGCTCTCCGGCGGCGAGGAGGGCGAAGAGGACGAGGTCGAGGAACTGCGCGCCAAGCTCGAGGCCCTGGGGCTCTCCGAGGACGTCAAGCGCGAGGTGGACCGCGAGATGAACCGTCTCGCCCGCATGCACCCTGACTCGGCCGAGGCGGCGGTGATCCGCACCTACCTCACCACCATCTCCGAACTGCCCTGGAACACCCGCACCGATGATCAGCTCGACATCGCGCAGGCCTCGGACATCCTCGACGAGGACCACTTCGGCCTCGAGCGGGTCAAGGACCGCGTCCTCGAGTTCCTGGCGGTGCGCAAGCTGCGCAAGGAGCGCGCCGAGCGCGGCGAGATCGACCCCAGCGAGGTCAACAAGGGCCCCATCCTGGTGTTCACCGGCCCTCCGGGCGTGGGCAAGACCTCGATCGCGCAGTCGATCGCCAAGGCGCTGGGCCGCAAGTACGTTCGCGTGGCCCTGGGCGGGGCGCGCGACGAATCCGACATCCGCGGACACCGCCGCACCTACATCGGCGCCATGCCCGGCCGCGTCATCCAGGGCCTGCGCAGTGCGGGCACCAAGAACCCGGTCTTCTTGCTCGACGAGGTCGACAAGCTCGGCTCGTCGTACCAGGGCGACCCCTCGAGTGCGCTGCTCGAGGTGCTCGACCCGGCGCAGAACGCGCACTTTCAGGACCACTACCTGGGCGTGCCCTTTGATCTCTCCGAGGTCATGTTCATCGCGACCGCCAACTACCCGGAGCAGATTCCCGGGCCCCTGCTCGACCGCATGGAGGTGATCGAGTTCACCTCGTACATCGAGCAGGAGAAAGCCGAGATCGCCAAGCGCTACCTGCTGCCGCGCCAGATCGAGCAGAACGGCCTCAAACCCAACCAGATCTCGCTCACCGACGCGGCCCTCGAGAAGCTGATCTCGCACTACACCCGCGAGGCCGGCGTGCGTAACCTCGAGCGCCAGCTCGGCACCGTGGTCCGCAAGGTTGCGCGCCGCATCGCCGGCGGCGAGATCAAGCGCGCCAAGGTTACCGACAAGGAACTCGAGCGCTACTTGGGTATTGCGCGCTACACCCCCGAGCACGAAGCGCGCGAGGACATGGTCGGGGTGTCCACCGGCATGTTTTATACGCCCGTGGGCGGCGACATCCTGTTCGTCGAGACCTCGGTGATGCCCGGCAAGGGGCTGGTGCTCACCGGACAGCTCGGTGACGTGATGAAGGAATCGGCCCGCGCGGCGCTCTCGTACGCCAAGCGCAACAGTGCCCGTTTCCACATCGCGCAGGAGCGCTTTGACGAATCCGAAATCCACGTGCACGTCCCGGCCGGCGCGATCCCCAAAGAAGGCCCCAGCGCCGGGGTCACCATGGCCACCTCGTTGGTCTCGGCGCTCAGCGGCATTCCGGCCCGCCGTGACGTCGCCATGACCGGTGAGATCACCCTTACCGGCCGGGTGCTGCCCATCGGCGGCCTCAAGGAGAAGGTGCTCGGTGCACGCCGCGCCGGGATCAAGCACATCGTGCTGCCCAAGGCCAACGAGGGCGACCTGCGCGACATCCCCGCGCACCTGCGTACCGCGATGACCTTCCACCCCTGCGAGAACCTCGATCAGGTGCTCGACGTGGCCCTGGTCGGCGGCCTCGCGGCCCTCGAGGGGCGCTCGGGCAAATCGGGCAAACGCACCCGCAAGACCGAACGCAGCGCCTCCGCCTGA
- a CDS encoding acyl-CoA thioesterase — MSDSTRDAALPPRGEARMLELVFPKDTNYLGTAFGGYILSLMDKAASMAGTRHCHGAVVTARMDAVEFHVPIRTGDAVALHAKVVKVGRTSMRIQVDVYKEHLASGEQQLATSGSFVFVAVDEQGRPVPVPPLPSEQEA; from the coding sequence ATGAGCGACTCTACCCGCGACGCCGCGCTGCCCCCTCGGGGCGAGGCGCGCATGCTCGAACTGGTTTTTCCCAAGGACACCAACTACCTCGGCACCGCTTTCGGCGGCTACATCCTCAGCCTGATGGACAAGGCCGCCTCGATGGCCGGAACCCGCCACTGCCACGGCGCGGTGGTCACCGCCCGCATGGACGCGGTCGAGTTTCACGTCCCGATCCGCACCGGCGACGCGGTGGCGCTGCACGCCAAGGTGGTCAAGGTCGGGCGCACCTCGATGCGCATTCAGGTGGATGTGTACAAGGAGCACCTCGCCTCGGGCGAGCAGCAGCTGGCCACCAGCGGCTCTTTCGTGTTCGTGGCGGTGGACGAGCAGGGCCGCCCGGTTCCCGTTCCCCCGCTGCCCAGCGAGCAGGAGGCCTGA
- a CDS encoding histidine phosphatase family protein, producing MLRLTLVRHGITEWNRLGRWQGHTDTELSPEGERQARQLGRRWQGRRFDRVYSSDLRRAHRTAELALPDAEIILEPRLREVSFGEFDGKTEQENRLHPLFADWAADPYRSPAPGGESLEDLLIRLLPWVSELEDGLDVVAFSHSCTLRTLISHLVRLPMEPREGRIWPFVITTPHTSVSVLERSGSDWSLVRLADDAHLEPAFAPQETPA from the coding sequence ATGCTGCGCCTGACCCTGGTCCGCCACGGCATCACCGAATGGAACCGGCTGGGCCGCTGGCAGGGCCACACCGACACCGAGCTCTCCCCCGAGGGCGAGAGGCAGGCCCGGCAGCTCGGGAGGCGCTGGCAGGGCCGCCGCTTCGACCGGGTGTACAGCAGCGACCTCAGGCGGGCCCACCGCACCGCCGAACTGGCGCTGCCGGACGCCGAGATCATCCTCGAGCCGCGCCTGCGCGAAGTGTCCTTCGGCGAGTTCGACGGCAAGACCGAACAGGAAAACCGCCTGCACCCGCTGTTCGCCGACTGGGCCGCCGACCCCTACCGCTCCCCCGCCCCGGGCGGCGAATCGCTCGAGGACCTGCTGATCCGCCTGCTGCCCTGGGTAAGCGAACTCGAAGACGGCCTGGACGTGGTGGCCTTCTCGCACTCGTGCACGCTGCGCACGCTGATCAGCCACCTCGTGCGCCTGCCCATGGAGCCGCGCGAGGGCCGCATCTGGCCCTTCGTGATCACCACCCCGCACACCTCGGTCTCGGTCCTCGAGCGCTCGGGTAGCGACTGGAGCCTGGTGCGCCTGGCCGACGACGCCCACCTCGAGCCGGCCTTCGCGCCGCAGGAGACGCCCGCGTGA
- a CDS encoding histidinol-phosphatase HisJ family protein: MPAGLFDSHTHTPLCQHASGTPTELAQAALEAGLAGIVFTDHMPMPRWYDAPWRMSEAQLPLYVESVLAAREAFAGRLEVRLGLEADYHPGTERFVERILSSYPFDYVIGSVHYLGAWGFDNPEFVHEYEERDLTALWRSYYALTEAAARSGLFDAIGHLDLPKKFGHRNPQPDLAHATLEAVAAEGLALDYNTAGWRKAVAEPYPAQDVVLEAVRLGIPFVLGSDAHAPGEVGHRFAEAAQTLHDAGAQIVTFRGREVQRG; this comes from the coding sequence CTGCCCGCCGGACTGTTCGACTCGCACACGCACACCCCGCTGTGCCAGCACGCCAGCGGCACGCCCACCGAACTGGCCCAAGCCGCCCTCGAGGCAGGTCTGGCGGGCATCGTCTTTACCGACCACATGCCGATGCCGCGCTGGTACGACGCACCCTGGCGCATGAGCGAGGCGCAGCTTCCGCTGTACGTCGAATCGGTGCTGGCCGCCCGGGAAGCGTTCGCAGGGCGGCTCGAGGTGCGGCTGGGACTCGAGGCCGACTACCACCCGGGCACCGAGCGCTTCGTGGAGCGCATCCTGTCGAGCTACCCGTTTGACTACGTGATCGGCAGCGTGCACTACCTGGGAGCGTGGGGCTTCGACAACCCCGAGTTTGTCCACGAGTACGAGGAGCGCGACCTGACCGCGCTGTGGCGCAGCTACTACGCGCTCACCGAAGCCGCCGCGCGCAGCGGGCTGTTCGATGCCATCGGGCACCTGGACCTGCCCAAGAAGTTCGGACACCGCAACCCGCAGCCCGACCTGGCCCACGCCACCCTCGAGGCGGTCGCGGCAGAAGGACTGGCCCTGGACTACAACACCGCCGGGTGGCGCAAAGCGGTCGCCGAGCCTTACCCGGCCCAGGATGTGGTCCTCGAGGCGGTCCGTCTGGGCATTCCCTTCGTGCTGGGCAGCGACGCCCACGCTCCGGGCGAGGTGGGTCACCGCTTCGCCGAGGCCGCGCAAACCCTGCACGACGCCGGAGCCCAGATCGTGACCTTTCGCGGCAGAGAGGTGCAACGTGGATAA
- a CDS encoding PHP domain-containing protein, which translates to MDKKALVGALKTTADLLELLNENAFKVNSYRAAARSLEGEERPVEELQAARFAGVPKIGTQLGAALTEYLETGTFGPLEEAASLVPPGVLSIFRVRGLGPKKIRALWEAGIESLEDLREACRNGRVAAMRGFGAKSQENILEGVEFALRAQGRQHLSTACTVADGLLHLLEGLEARVAGSLRRGLEAVGDVEVTVTAERDTVRARLEGHLENLHEAADYPAWQGEVNGVPVEVGYAPAAVRGALDLMFSGKAYQALLQQRAQQRGLELSSRGLMRAGEALPAHDEQTVLAALELPHLPAPYRETEHLALPEHEIAALPPESELIRTEQIRGMLHVHSSYSDGVNSVREMADEVRRLGQSYLGMGDHSVSAYYANGLSPERLRAQMQEIDALRGEGYAILKGAEVDILEDGSLDYDDDLLSELDYVVASVHSHFTLPAARQTERLIRAVSHPLITILGHPTGRLMLRRPPYALDLDAVLEAAAARGTVIEINANAYRLDLDWREALRWRNRLRFAINTDAHVTGGLRDVRYGVMVARKAGLTAAHVVNTLEQDAFLEFVRAQRAARG; encoded by the coding sequence GTGGATAAAAAAGCGCTGGTGGGAGCTCTGAAAACCACCGCCGACCTGCTGGAACTGCTGAACGAGAACGCCTTCAAGGTCAACTCGTACCGCGCCGCCGCCCGCAGCCTCGAGGGCGAAGAACGCCCGGTCGAGGAACTGCAGGCCGCGCGCTTCGCCGGGGTTCCCAAGATCGGCACCCAGCTCGGCGCGGCCCTGACCGAGTACCTCGAGACCGGCACCTTCGGCCCGCTCGAGGAGGCCGCCTCGCTTGTTCCCCCGGGGGTGCTGAGCATCTTCCGGGTGCGCGGGCTGGGTCCCAAAAAGATCCGCGCCCTGTGGGAAGCGGGAATCGAGAGCCTCGAGGACCTGCGCGAGGCCTGCCGGAACGGCCGGGTGGCCGCGATGCGCGGCTTCGGAGCCAAGAGCCAGGAGAACATCCTCGAGGGCGTGGAGTTCGCGCTGCGCGCCCAGGGCCGCCAGCACCTCTCTACCGCCTGCACGGTGGCCGACGGCCTGCTGCACCTCCTGGAGGGCCTCGAGGCCAGGGTCGCAGGCAGCCTGCGGCGCGGCCTCGAGGCGGTGGGCGACGTGGAAGTTACCGTCACCGCCGAGCGCGACACGGTCCGGGCACGCCTCGAGGGCCACCTCGAAAACCTGCACGAGGCGGCGGATTACCCCGCGTGGCAGGGCGAGGTCAACGGCGTACCGGTCGAGGTCGGCTACGCTCCCGCCGCCGTGCGCGGCGCGCTCGACCTGATGTTCAGCGGCAAGGCCTACCAGGCCCTGCTCCAGCAGCGGGCCCAGCAGCGCGGCCTAGAGCTCTCCTCGAGGGGCCTGATGCGGGCTGGAGAGGCGCTGCCCGCCCACGACGAGCAGACGGTCCTGGCCGCCCTGGAGCTGCCCCACCTGCCCGCCCCGTACCGCGAAACCGAGCACCTCGCCCTGCCCGAGCACGAAATCGCCGCGCTCCCGCCCGAGTCCGAACTGATCCGGACCGAGCAGATCCGCGGCATGCTGCACGTTCACTCCTCGTACTCGGACGGCGTAAACAGCGTGCGCGAGATGGCCGACGAGGTGCGCCGCCTGGGCCAGAGCTACTTGGGCATGGGCGACCACAGCGTCTCGGCGTACTACGCAAACGGTCTCTCCCCCGAGCGTCTGCGCGCCCAGATGCAGGAGATCGACGCCCTGCGCGGCGAGGGCTACGCGATCCTCAAAGGGGCCGAAGTGGACATCCTCGAGGACGGCTCGCTCGACTACGACGACGACCTGCTCTCGGAACTCGACTACGTGGTCGCCTCGGTCCACAGCCACTTCACCCTGCCCGCCGCCCGTCAGACCGAACGCCTGATCCGGGCGGTCTCGCATCCGCTGATCACCATCTTGGGCCACCCTACCGGACGCCTGATGCTGCGCCGCCCGCCTTACGCCCTGGACCTCGACGCGGTCCTCGAGGCCGCTGCGGCGCGCGGCACGGTGATCGAGATCAACGCCAACGCTTACCGCCTGGATCTCGACTGGCGCGAGGCGCTGCGCTGGCGGAACCGGCTGCGGTTCGCCATCAACACCGACGCCCACGTGACCGGCGGCCTGCGTGATGTCCGCTACGGCGTGATGGTCGCGCGCAAGGCGGGGCTGACCGCCGCGCACGTGGTGAACACCCTCGAGCAGGACGCCTTTTTGGAGTTCGTGCGCGCGCAGCGGGCCGCACGCGGATAA
- a CDS encoding CAP domain-containing protein: protein MNSQNALSRQGRLPALGLRPLLVSFALIGLTACGAQTPLGEPAPSGSEASGSAPIQQTPTFGSASSFEAQVLSLTNAARARGATCGGVAYPPVPALTANAQLRQAAYLHAKDMGDNNYFDHVGRNGRMPWDRMRAAGYIGRTYGENIAAGQSTPQQVVDGWLKSSGHCRNIMSRNFKDLGVGYYYRAGSNFRHYWVQNFGAK, encoded by the coding sequence GTGAATTCCCAAAATGCTCTGTCCCGTCAGGGACGCCTTCCGGCCCTCGGCCTCCGCCCCCTGCTGGTCTCGTTCGCGTTGATTGGCCTCACGGCCTGCGGCGCTCAAACTCCGCTGGGTGAACCGGCTCCTTCGGGTAGCGAAGCCAGCGGCAGCGCTCCGATTCAGCAGACCCCGACCTTTGGCAGCGCCTCGAGCTTCGAGGCACAGGTGCTGTCCCTGACCAACGCGGCCCGTGCGCGCGGCGCGACCTGCGGGGGGGTGGCGTACCCGCCGGTTCCTGCCCTGACGGCCAACGCCCAGTTGCGCCAGGCGGCCTACCTGCACGCCAAGGACATGGGAGACAACAACTACTTCGACCACGTCGGGCGCAACGGCAGGATGCCCTGGGACCGCATGCGTGCGGCCGGGTACATCGGCCGGACTTACGGTGAGAACATCGCCGCCGGTCAGAGCACGCCGCAGCAGGTGGTGGACGGCTGGCTCAAGAGCAGCGGCCACTGCAGAAACATCATGAGCCGCAACTTCAAGGACCTGGGCGTAGGTTACTACTACCGGGCGGGCAGCAATTTCCGGCACTACTGGGTGCAGAACTTCGGCGCAAAGTAA
- a CDS encoding CAP domain-containing protein yields the protein MAPVPGTKPAPTPTPAPTPAPAPTPTPTPTPTPTPTPTPTPAPTPAPTPTPAPTPAPTPAPAPAPTPAPAPAPTPAPAPAPTPAPTPAPTPAPAPTPTPTPTPAPTPSTSFEQRVLALTNQARAAGATCGSVAYPPVPPLTANAQLESAAYLHAKDMGDNNYFDHVGRNGSMPWDRMRAAGYIGRTYGENIAAGQTTPEAVVNGWLKSEGHCRNIMSPAFKDLGVGYYYRAGSNFRHYWVQNFGAK from the coding sequence ATGGCTCCTGTTCCGGGCACAAAGCCGGCTCCCACACCGACTCCGGCTCCGACTCCGGCTCCGGCCCCCACACCGACTCCGACCCCGACTCCGACTCCGACTCCGACTCCGACTCCGACTCCGGCTCCGACTCCGGCTCCGACTCCGACCCCGGCTCCGACTCCGGCTCCGACTCCGGCTCCGGCTCCGGCTCCGACTCCGGCTCCAGCTCCGGCTCCGACTCCGGCTCCAGCTCCGGCTCCGACTCCGGCTCCGACTCCGGCTCCGACTCCGGCTCCGGCCCCGACCCCGACCCCCACACCCACTCCTGCTCCGACTCCATCAACGAGTTTTGAGCAGCGGGTTCTTGCGCTGACCAACCAGGCGCGTGCGGCCGGGGCGACCTGTGGGAGCGTGGCCTACCCGCCGGTTCCTCCCCTCACGGCCAACGCTCAGCTGGAGTCTGCAGCCTACCTGCACGCCAAGGACATGGGAGACAACAACTACTTCGACCACGTCGGGCGCAACGGCAGCATGCCCTGGGACCGCATGCGTGCGGCCGGGTACATCGGCCGGACTTACGGTGAGAACATCGCCGCCGGTCAGACAACTCCCGAAGCGGTCGTGAACGGCTGGCTCAAGAGCGAGGGCCACTGCAGAAACATCATGAGCCCTGCGTTCAAGGACCTGGGCGTGGGTTACTACTACCGGGCGGGCAGCAATTTCCGGCACTACTGGGTGCAGAACTTCGGCGCAAAGTAA
- a CDS encoding VOC family protein, with product MQTRLDFVSLQVRDLEVARQFYVQMLGFQEAGPRPGAAVFQDAAGAIFAVRVPFSDTDMSAPLGVGVSLWFTVTDPDDLHARLQAQGLQVTALQDGPFGRVFTLTDPDGYRISLHGKPGQA from the coding sequence ATGCAGACCCGTCTGGACTTTGTTTCTCTTCAGGTGCGCGACCTCGAGGTGGCCCGCCAGTTTTACGTGCAGATGCTCGGTTTCCAGGAAGCTGGCCCGCGTCCGGGGGCAGCAGTGTTTCAGGACGCAGCCGGTGCCATCTTTGCGGTGCGCGTTCCCTTCTCGGACACGGACATGAGCGCTCCGCTGGGTGTGGGAGTGTCGCTGTGGTTTACGGTGACCGATCCGGATGATCTGCATGCGCGTCTGCAAGCGCAGGGGCTGCAGGTGACCGCGTTGCAAGACGGTCCGTTCGGGCGGGTCTTTACCCTGACCGACCCGGACGGTTACCGCATTAGCCTGCACGGAAAGCCCGGGCAGGCGTAA
- a CDS encoding helix-turn-helix transcriptional regulator — protein MNRTDRLLGLVLELQSRSWARAEDLARSFEVSRRTVYRDILALNEAGVPVISVPGRGYALMDGYFLPPLHFSAEEGFVLLLGSDIAARSFAGVYGDAARSAGRKIEAVLSGEARENAAYLRDNLRLISLEDPRLQALQRPLLTALLERRVVRFGYRAPGRDPQVREVHPHGLFRLGGVWMLAAFDPCREALRNFRLDRIDGLELGERHFARQPDFRLERRPDLEERHLRVRVRLDPSAAAVAAERRCYYTVLEEPDEQGLTVTLRCRRLEEVLPWVLSWGGALQPLEPPELRERLRLEAQRTLERC, from the coding sequence ATGAACCGGACCGATCGGCTGCTGGGGCTGGTCCTCGAGTTGCAGAGCCGCAGCTGGGCACGGGCCGAAGATCTGGCACGCAGCTTCGAGGTGTCACGCCGGACGGTGTACCGCGACATCCTGGCGCTGAACGAGGCGGGTGTGCCGGTCATCTCGGTGCCCGGACGCGGCTACGCGTTGATGGACGGCTACTTTCTACCGCCGCTGCACTTCAGCGCCGAAGAGGGCTTTGTGCTGCTGCTGGGCAGCGACATCGCCGCCCGGAGTTTCGCCGGGGTTTACGGCGACGCCGCGCGCTCCGCCGGCCGCAAGATCGAGGCGGTACTGAGCGGCGAGGCCCGCGAGAACGCCGCCTACCTGCGCGACAACCTGCGGCTGATCTCCCTCGAGGATCCCCGGCTGCAGGCCCTGCAGCGTCCGTTGCTGACCGCCCTGCTCGAGCGGCGGGTGGTTCGTTTCGGCTACCGGGCACCCGGGCGTGACCCACAGGTGCGCGAGGTGCACCCGCACGGCCTGTTCCGGCTGGGTGGGGTGTGGATGCTGGCCGCCTTTGACCCTTGCCGGGAAGCGCTGCGTAACTTTCGCCTCGACCGGATCGATGGCCTCGAACTCGGCGAGCGCCACTTCGCGCGACAGCCGGATTTCCGGCTCGAGCGCCGCCCCGACCTCGAGGAGCGCCACCTGCGGGTCCGGGTACGGCTCGACCCGTCGGCGGCAGCGGTGGCTGCCGAACGCCGCTGCTACTACACCGTGCTCGAGGAGCCGGACGAGCAGGGGCTGACGGTGACGCTGCGCTGCCGCCGCCTCGAGGAAGTCCTGCCCTGGGTGCTGTCCTGGGGCGGGGCGCTACAGCCCCTGGAGCCTCCGGAGCTGCGTGAACGGCTGCGCCTCGAGGCGCAGCGCACGCTCGAGCGCTGCTGA
- a CDS encoding trans-sulfuration enzyme family protein, which yields MNYFRTRAVHAGHGVDPQTGAHAVPVYQTSTFAYGSAERGARLFGGEEQGFIYSRITNPTVRAFERKVADLEGAEDGLAFTSGMAAVSALAFTFLAPGDEVVYLGPLYGGTEGFFEHLLSRFGIITVDAEQAGGLEAAVTERTRMVYVETPTNPTLRVHDLAEVARRAHAVGALAVADNTFASPYLTRPLEFGFDVVMHSATKYLGGHGDAIGGVLVGSSERLAQVRGEGLRHVGGCLGPQDAFLLLRGVKTLPLRMEAHCDGAEAVARFLEGQPGVARVYYPGLESHPDHPVAARQMRRFGGMVSIDLEGGFVAAQAFLNHLELFTQAVSLGDVESLATHPASTTHALLPREQRERQGISEGLVRLSVGIEDPRDLIADLARALEALRSPALR from the coding sequence ATGAACTATTTTCGCACGCGTGCCGTCCACGCGGGGCACGGCGTCGATCCCCAGACCGGGGCTCACGCCGTCCCGGTGTATCAGACCTCGACGTTCGCTTACGGCTCGGCCGAACGCGGTGCTCGCCTGTTCGGCGGCGAAGAGCAGGGTTTCATCTACAGCCGCATCACCAACCCCACCGTGCGCGCCTTTGAACGCAAGGTGGCCGACCTCGAGGGAGCCGAAGACGGTCTGGCCTTTACCAGCGGCATGGCAGCGGTGAGTGCGCTGGCCTTCACCTTCTTGGCCCCCGGCGACGAGGTCGTATACCTGGGACCGCTGTACGGCGGCACCGAGGGCTTTTTTGAGCACCTGCTCAGCCGCTTTGGCATCATCACGGTGGACGCCGAGCAGGCGGGCGGCCTCGAGGCCGCCGTGACCGAACGCACCCGGATGGTGTACGTCGAGACCCCGACCAACCCCACGCTGCGGGTGCACGACCTGGCCGAGGTCGCCCGTCGGGCTCACGCGGTCGGAGCGCTGGCCGTGGCGGACAACACCTTTGCCAGCCCGTACCTGACCCGCCCGCTCGAGTTCGGCTTCGACGTGGTGATGCACTCGGCCACCAAGTACCTGGGCGGTCACGGTGACGCGATCGGCGGCGTGCTGGTCGGTTCGTCCGAACGGCTCGCGCAGGTGCGCGGCGAGGGCCTGCGCCACGTGGGCGGCTGCCTGGGGCCGCAAGACGCCTTCTTGCTGCTGCGCGGCGTCAAGACCCTCCCGCTGCGCATGGAAGCCCACTGCGACGGTGCTGAGGCCGTCGCCCGCTTCCTCGAGGGACAGCCCGGCGTCGCCCGCGTCTACTACCCCGGCCTCGAATCCCACCCGGATCACCCGGTCGCCGCGCGCCAGATGCGCCGCTTCGGCGGCATGGTCTCCATCGACCTCGAGGGCGGCTTCGTGGCCGCACAGGCTTTCTTGAACCACCTCGAGCTCTTTACCCAGGCGGTCAGCCTGGGCGACGTCGAGTCGCTGGCCACCCACCCCGCCTCCACCACGCACGCATTGCTGCCCCGCGAGCAGCGGGAGCGTCAGGGTATCAGCGAGGGACTGGTGCGGCTGTCGGTGGGTATCGAAGACCCCCGGGACCTGATCGCCGACCTCGCGCGGGCCCTCGAGGCGCTGCGCTCCCCAGCACTGCGCTGA